One window of Akkermansia biwaensis genomic DNA carries:
- a CDS encoding phosphoribosylformylglycinamidine synthase subunit PurQ → MPHALLLKYPGTNCDVETERALRTVGFSTQVQPIATAAPEHVAKSQLVVISGGFSYGDYVTSGRLAQLETERFLGDALHRHHAGGGLILGICNGFQILTKLGILPSSSLIDNKSERFECLWARLVKVAKDSPFLQGLPDEFELPSAHAEGRLVTRPGDAEKYLSAGYVALQYADNRDGCACSIAGLQDATGRAMGLMPHPERFLLPRHHYDKDWAAHEDWGWGYFLFKSAFDALK, encoded by the coding sequence ATGCCTCACGCACTTTTACTCAAATACCCCGGCACCAACTGCGATGTGGAAACGGAACGCGCCCTGCGCACGGTCGGCTTTTCCACCCAGGTCCAGCCCATCGCCACCGCCGCGCCGGAACACGTGGCCAAGTCCCAGCTCGTCGTCATCAGCGGCGGCTTCAGCTACGGGGACTACGTTACCAGCGGACGCCTGGCGCAGCTGGAAACGGAACGTTTCCTGGGAGACGCCCTGCACAGGCACCACGCCGGCGGGGGCCTTATCCTGGGCATCTGCAACGGGTTCCAGATTCTGACCAAGCTCGGCATCCTTCCTTCCTCCAGCTTGATTGACAACAAGAGCGAACGCTTTGAATGCCTGTGGGCCAGGCTGGTGAAGGTGGCCAAGGATTCCCCGTTCCTGCAGGGGCTTCCGGACGAGTTTGAATTGCCCTCTGCCCACGCGGAAGGCCGCCTGGTCACCAGGCCCGGAGATGCGGAAAAGTATCTGTCCGCCGGGTATGTGGCCCTGCAGTATGCGGACAACCGCGACGGCTGCGCCTGCAGCATTGCCGGGCTCCAAGACGCCACTGGCCGCGCCATGGGCCTGATGCCCCACCCGGAACGCTTCCTGCTTCCCCGCCACCATTACGACAAGGACTGGGCGGCCCATGAAGACTGGGGCTGGGGTTATTTCCTTTTCAAATCCGCCTTTGACGCCCTGAAATAA
- the purL gene encoding phosphoribosylformylglycinamidine synthase subunit PurL, which yields MSAKTYRTVPVRDLSSDELLELSKQQKLSLSREDMEVVQQIFREVDRDPTDVELEVIAQTWSEHCKHRIFSASISHSVNGGAPETVNSLFKTYIKKPSEKIMERKPGFVLSAFDDNAGFIALDDKLAVCLKAETHNHPSAIEPYAGANTGLGGVIRDILGAGKGAKPIASLDVFCFGAPDTDPASITAPDVIHPLGIMRGVVRGVRDYGNRMGIPTVNGAIQFDPTYIYNPLVFCGTAGVIPRGDILKEMRPGLKVIVIGGRTGRDGLKGATFSSAALDEASHEEDFTAVQIGNPIEEKKTLDFILEARERGLIVFITDCGAGGFSSAAGEMLSVTGGEIFLDNAPLKEPGLISWEIFLSESQERMVMAVEEKDLPELQKLADTFQTELTVLGHSDNTGILKVWHKGELVCCLDNSKLHEAPVKKLSSVFISGQGLTGQPMPDKDLGKSLETVMSDFAIVSREPIIREYDHEVQGNTILKPLAGATADAPQDGSVVDIDGSDKCMAMACAILPEWGKTDPYAMGTGTVDECVRQLILVGSNPDKIGLLDNFCMGNPEDPAELGRLVECVKAIAKAADAYNAPFISGKDSFYNYFETEDGPINVPVTFLCSGFGVVESPDHATGSSLRRDDSLLYLIGNTEDEMGGSVFARTHGVNDCKVPQTDCAKNMELYKAYYNALTSGLVLSAHDVSEGGLAVTAAEMAFSGKGGVQLDLTKVPTVNGWKSPAIPLFSESTGRILVEVDPEFAADFEAAMEGFPCACIGRATPEKRLAATCCGGEKVLDCELARLKKLWKDGLTPYY from the coding sequence ATGTCCGCCAAAACCTACCGCACCGTTCCCGTGAGAGACCTGAGCAGCGACGAGCTGCTCGAGCTCAGCAAGCAGCAGAAGCTTTCCCTGTCCCGCGAGGACATGGAAGTCGTCCAGCAGATTTTCCGCGAAGTGGACCGCGACCCCACCGATGTGGAACTGGAAGTGATCGCCCAGACCTGGTCGGAACACTGCAAGCACCGCATTTTCTCCGCCTCCATCAGCCACAGCGTGAACGGAGGCGCGCCGGAGACCGTGAACAGCCTGTTCAAGACCTACATCAAGAAGCCTTCCGAGAAGATCATGGAACGCAAGCCGGGCTTCGTGCTCAGCGCGTTTGACGACAACGCCGGCTTCATCGCTCTGGACGACAAGCTGGCCGTCTGCCTGAAGGCGGAGACGCACAACCACCCCTCCGCCATTGAACCCTACGCAGGGGCGAATACCGGCCTGGGAGGCGTCATCCGCGATATTCTGGGCGCAGGGAAGGGGGCCAAGCCCATCGCCTCCCTGGATGTGTTCTGCTTCGGCGCTCCGGATACGGACCCCGCCTCCATCACCGCCCCGGACGTCATTCATCCGCTGGGCATCATGCGCGGCGTGGTGCGCGGCGTGCGCGATTACGGCAACCGCATGGGCATTCCGACGGTGAACGGGGCTATCCAGTTCGACCCCACTTACATTTACAATCCGCTCGTGTTCTGCGGCACCGCCGGCGTCATTCCCCGCGGGGACATCCTCAAGGAAATGCGCCCCGGCCTGAAGGTGATCGTCATCGGCGGCCGGACCGGGCGCGACGGCCTGAAGGGCGCCACCTTTTCTTCCGCCGCGCTGGATGAGGCCTCCCATGAGGAGGATTTCACCGCCGTTCAGATCGGCAACCCGATTGAAGAGAAGAAGACGCTGGATTTCATTCTGGAAGCGCGCGAACGCGGCCTGATCGTGTTCATCACGGACTGCGGCGCGGGCGGTTTTTCCTCCGCCGCCGGGGAAATGCTTTCCGTCACGGGCGGGGAGATTTTCCTGGACAACGCCCCCCTGAAGGAGCCGGGTCTGATTTCCTGGGAAATTTTCCTTTCCGAGTCCCAGGAACGCATGGTGATGGCCGTGGAGGAAAAAGACCTGCCGGAACTCCAGAAGCTGGCGGATACTTTCCAGACGGAACTGACCGTGCTGGGCCATTCCGACAATACGGGCATCCTCAAGGTCTGGCACAAGGGGGAACTGGTGTGCTGCCTGGATAATTCCAAGCTGCATGAAGCCCCCGTCAAGAAGCTTTCTTCCGTATTCATCAGCGGCCAGGGGCTCACCGGGCAGCCGATGCCGGACAAGGACCTCGGCAAGTCCCTGGAAACCGTCATGAGCGATTTCGCCATCGTTTCCCGCGAACCCATCATCCGGGAGTACGACCATGAAGTGCAGGGCAACACGATTCTGAAGCCCCTCGCGGGCGCCACGGCGGACGCTCCGCAGGACGGTTCCGTGGTGGACATCGACGGCTCGGACAAGTGCATGGCCATGGCCTGCGCCATTCTTCCGGAATGGGGCAAGACGGATCCTTACGCCATGGGTACCGGCACCGTGGACGAGTGCGTGCGCCAGCTTATCCTGGTGGGCTCCAACCCGGACAAGATCGGCCTGCTGGACAATTTCTGCATGGGCAATCCGGAAGATCCGGCGGAGCTCGGCCGCCTGGTGGAGTGCGTGAAAGCCATCGCCAAAGCCGCGGACGCCTACAACGCCCCGTTCATTTCCGGCAAGGATTCCTTCTATAATTATTTTGAGACGGAAGACGGCCCCATCAACGTGCCCGTCACCTTCCTCTGCTCCGGCTTCGGCGTGGTGGAAAGCCCGGACCACGCCACCGGCTCCTCCCTGCGCCGGGACGACAGCCTGCTGTACCTCATCGGCAATACGGAAGATGAAATGGGCGGCTCCGTCTTCGCACGCACGCACGGCGTGAACGACTGCAAGGTGCCGCAGACGGATTGCGCGAAGAATATGGAGCTGTACAAGGCCTATTACAATGCCCTGACTTCCGGCCTGGTTCTTTCCGCCCACGACGTTTCCGAAGGCGGCCTGGCCGTCACGGCGGCGGAAATGGCCTTTTCCGGCAAGGGAGGCGTCCAGCTTGACCTGACGAAGGTTCCCACTGTGAACGGCTGGAAATCCCCGGCCATTCCCCTGTTCAGTGAAAGCACGGGCCGCATCCTGGTGGAGGTGGACCCCGAATTCGCCGCGGATTTTGAGGCGGCCATGGAGGGCTTCCCCTGTGCCTGCATCGGGCGCGCAACTCCGGAAAAACGCCTTGCAGCCACCTGCTGCGGCGGGGAAAAGGTGCTGGACTGCGAACTTGCAAGACTCAAGAAACTCTGGAAGGACGGACTCACTCCCTACTATTGA
- the purC gene encoding phosphoribosylaminoimidazolesuccinocarboxamide synthase, with translation MEPIYEGKAKRLYTTDTPNVLRMEYKDDATAGNGAKKAQFENKGKLNKAITLLIYRMLEEKGVKTHLVADVDDINIDVKKVSILPLEVIVRNIAAGSFSRRMGVKEGTPFKKPIVEFSYKDDDLGDPFINDDYARELGAATEEECAFLKKQALIVNDVLIDFFKQVGLTLVDYKIEFGRLAEDPSQIVLADEISPDTCRLWDIKTGEKMDKDRFRQDLGNVMEAYEEVLSRLQHKA, from the coding sequence ATGGAACCTATCTACGAAGGCAAGGCCAAAAGACTTTATACGACCGATACTCCCAACGTCCTCCGCATGGAGTACAAGGACGACGCCACTGCCGGAAACGGCGCCAAGAAAGCCCAGTTCGAGAACAAGGGCAAGCTGAACAAGGCCATCACCCTGCTCATTTACAGGATGCTTGAGGAGAAGGGAGTGAAGACCCACCTGGTGGCCGACGTGGACGACATCAACATCGACGTCAAGAAGGTTTCCATTCTTCCCCTGGAAGTGATCGTGCGCAATATTGCCGCCGGTTCCTTCAGCCGCCGCATGGGCGTGAAGGAAGGCACCCCCTTCAAGAAGCCCATCGTGGAGTTTTCCTATAAGGACGACGATCTGGGCGACCCCTTTATCAATGATGATTATGCCCGGGAACTGGGCGCCGCCACGGAAGAGGAGTGCGCCTTCCTCAAGAAGCAGGCGCTGATCGTGAACGACGTGCTGATCGACTTTTTCAAGCAGGTAGGCCTGACGCTGGTGGATTACAAGATCGAGTTCGGCCGCCTGGCGGAAGATCCCTCCCAGATCGTGCTGGCGGACGAGATTTCCCCGGACACCTGCCGCCTGTGGGACATCAAGACCGGCGAGAAGATGGACAAGGACCGCTTCCGCCAGGACCTGGGCAATGTGATGGAAGCGTATGAGGAAGTCCTTTCCCGCCTCCAGCACAAGGCCTGA